The Hippea jasoniae genome includes the window CTGCAGCTGCAGTGGGCGTGGATGGGTTGTTTTTTGAGGTTCACCCAAATCCTCAAGAAGCACTTTCTGATGCCTCTGTTATGCTTTCTTTAGATGAATTTGAAAAAGTCATAGAGCCTATTTTGGCACATTGGGATATAACCGACAGTTATGAAAATAATCCATAGATATATCGCATCAAACTTCTTAAAAACGCTTGCAGTAGCGGTTCTTTTTTCAACCCTGCTTTTTGTAATTTCCGATTTTTTATCTACTCTGTCAGTGCTTATAAAGGGCAGCGTGAGTATAAAAAAGGTTTTGGAGTATTACTACTTCTATACGCCGTTTTTAATATACTTCACATTTCCGTTTGTGTTTGGTTTATCGGTTTTGATTAGTCTGGGTTTGCTTTCTGCAAGAAACGAGATTATCGTTATGCGTGCAAGTGGTTTAAGTATATTTAAGATTGCAAAGCCTGTGATATACAGCGCTGCTATAGCTGTTGTTGTGATGTTTCTGCTTAAAGAGGGTTTTATAAACTACGGTCTTGAGAGGGCATCGTTTATAAAGCACTACTATTTAAAAAATAAGGATTACAACGGCTTTTATATGAAAATAGGCAACTTTTTTATTAAGGCTAAGAGCTTAGATGCAGATAAAAAGACCTTTATAGATGTTGTTGCCTATAAGGTAGAAGGGGATTTTTCAGGTATAAACGAAGTTATAAAAGCAAAAAGGGTTATTATAAAAAAGGGTAGGGCTGTTTTTGAAGATGGAAACAAAATGCTTTTGAAAACCAAAAAAACCCAGAGTTTTAATAAAATTGCAATACCGTTTAAAGGCTCATTTTACCAGCTTGTTAGTTTATCAAAGTTTAAAGAGCCATCTATCTTTTATCTTTTTTCTCATCTATACTCATCCAAAGGCAATTTTGACTTCTATCTATCAAAAATCCTTTTTAGGATCTTTTACCCCTTTTCGGTTGTAATTTTGACATTAATTGCCCTTGTATTTGTTCTAAAAACAACACCACGAAGGGGAGGTCTTGTAAAAAATATCTTTGTTGGCTCGGTAATTTTTATTGTTTATATCGGCACTTTTGAACTGATTAACTCGATGGGCAAATACTCGATTATTAATCCCTTCTGGTCTTTAGCTATTTTTATCCTTTTCTGGCTGGTTGTTTCTTTGTATAATCTCTTTAAGCTTGGCGTTTGAGGTGTTTGATGGCAGAAAAAAAGTTTATTTATCTTATCTCTGACGGCACAGGAGAGACGGCATCAAAGATTGCAAGGGCGTTTTTGGTGCAGTTTAGGTATCCTGATGTTGTTCAAAGGAAATTTATAGAGGTGCGAGAAGAAGAGCAGATCGATGAGATTGTAAATAAAGCAATCGAAGAAAAACCGCTTGTAATTAGCACTATTGCTGATAAAAAACTGAGGGATTATGCAAATGATAAGTTTAAAGCAGTTGGCATTGAGGTGCTTGATCTATTTGGCTATTATATAGAAAGGTTTGAGAAGTTTTTTGGTCAAAAGGCACGCAATATTTCGGGTCTTTTGCATAAGATTTCAGACCAATATTTTGAAAAGGTTAAAGCTATTGAATATACTGTGGAACATGACGACAACAGAAGCAGCAGGCGTCTTGATGAGGCAGATATTATACTTGTAGGGTTATCACGAACAAGCAAGACGCCCTTAAGTATTTATCTTGCTCAGGAAGGGGGCTATAAGGTAGCCAATTTTGCAATTGTAAAGGGTGAAAAACTCCCCGATGCGCTATTTAAGGTTGATCAAAACAAGATTGTAGGATTGACAATAGACCCGATGAGGCTGTATGAAATCAGAAAGCAGAGAGCGAAGAAATTAGGAATTGAAAATTCATCATATGCATCACTAAGCAGGATCTACGAAGAGGTAGAGTATGCAAATTCAATTTTCAGGCAGCATCCTCAATGGTTGATTATCGATGTAACAAACCGCTCGGTTGAGGAGTCTGCCAGCGAAATAGTTTCAAAACTATTTGGAAGAAAACTTTAAGTTTAGGAGGTTTTAGATGGAAACATTAGCACAGTTGTCTTTGGTTGTTATTGGTTTGGTTTATGCAGGTCTTGCTATAGCAGGTCTTGTAGGGATTATTGTTCTAATCAAGCTTTACTCGGATATGAAGAAAAAGCTTGACGATGTTGTAAAGCAGGTTGAACCCTATCAGTCAAAGCTTGATGATATGCTGTATAAAACACAGCAGCTGCTTGCAGTAGCAGAAGGATTGGCTGAGGATGTAAAGGAGTTAAGTTCAAAAGCAAAAGATACAGGTATTGAGGTAATGGATAAGGCAAAAGAAACATCGTTTGAAATTATGGATAAAACAAAGGGTACAGTAGTTGAAGTTACATCACTTGTTGTGGATACAAAAACGAGGGTTGAAAATCACACAAATTATATATTCAATAGGGTTAAAACAATTGAGGAGAAATTGGATAACATCTACGCATTCTTAACGGGAATCAGTAATTTTGTTTCAAAACTTGTAAAATAAGGAGGTCAGCAATGAAAAAGGGTATTTTTCTGGGATTGGCAGCTTTAGCTTTAGTAGGTGGAGGATATTTCTTATTAAAAGAGTATTTAGAGGATGAAAAGGTTGAGGAGATTAAAAATAAACTTGCTGTTGTTAATGATTTTATAAGCGAAAAAGACTTATCGATTGAGAAGTTAGCATCCCTGACAGAAAGAA containing:
- a CDS encoding LptF/LptG family permease, which codes for MKIIHRYIASNFLKTLAVAVLFSTLLFVISDFLSTLSVLIKGSVSIKKVLEYYYFYTPFLIYFTFPFVFGLSVLISLGLLSARNEIIVMRASGLSIFKIAKPVIYSAAIAVVVMFLLKEGFINYGLERASFIKHYYLKNKDYNGFYMKIGNFFIKAKSLDADKKTFIDVVAYKVEGDFSGINEVIKAKRVIIKKGRAVFEDGNKMLLKTKKTQSFNKIAIPFKGSFYQLVSLSKFKEPSIFYLFSHLYSSKGNFDFYLSKILFRIFYPFSVVILTLIALVFVLKTTPRRGGLVKNIFVGSVIFIVYIGTFELINSMGKYSIINPFWSLAIFILFWLVVSLYNLFKLGV
- a CDS encoding pyruvate, water dikinase regulatory protein, which codes for MAEKKFIYLISDGTGETASKIARAFLVQFRYPDVVQRKFIEVREEEQIDEIVNKAIEEKPLVISTIADKKLRDYANDKFKAVGIEVLDLFGYYIERFEKFFGQKARNISGLLHKISDQYFEKVKAIEYTVEHDDNRSSRRLDEADIILVGLSRTSKTPLSIYLAQEGGYKVANFAIVKGEKLPDALFKVDQNKIVGLTIDPMRLYEIRKQRAKKLGIENSSYASLSRIYEEVEYANSIFRQHPQWLIIDVTNRSVEESASEIVSKLFGRKL
- a CDS encoding DUF948 domain-containing protein, translated to METLAQLSLVVIGLVYAGLAIAGLVGIIVLIKLYSDMKKKLDDVVKQVEPYQSKLDDMLYKTQQLLAVAEGLAEDVKELSSKAKDTGIEVMDKAKETSFEIMDKTKGTVVEVTSLVVDTKTRVENHTNYIFNRVKTIEEKLDNIYAFLTGISNFVSKLVK